A portion of the Symphalangus syndactylus isolate Jambi chromosome 13, NHGRI_mSymSyn1-v2.1_pri, whole genome shotgun sequence genome contains these proteins:
- the ZNF552 gene encoding zinc finger protein 552 isoform X2 codes for MAGVSPKKAPHCEICGPILGDILHVADHQGTHHKQKLHRCESWGNKLYDSGNFHQPQDKYIGEKPYRGSVEEVLFVKRCKFHVSGESSVFSQSGKDFLLRSGLLQQEATDTGKSNSKTECVSLFHGGKTHYSCGGCMKHFSTKHILSQHQRLLPREERNVWCEYGKSFSKYDSFSNHQGVHTREKPYTCGICGKLFNSKSHLLVHQRIHTGEKPYECEVCQKFFRHKYHLVAHQRVHTGERPYKCSDCGKSFTHSSTFRVHKRVHTGQKPYQCSECGKSFAESSSLTKHRRVHTGEKPYGCSECEKKFRQISSFHHHQRVHKRKAL; via the coding sequence ATGGCAGGTGTGTCTCCCAAGAAGGCCCCCCACTGTGAGATATGTGGCCCCATCTTGGGAGACATTTTGCATGTGGCAGATCATCAGGGAACACATCACAAGCAGAAACTGCACAGGTGTGAGTCCTGGGGGAATAAATTGTATGACAGTGGAAACTTTCATCAGCCCCAGGATAAGTACATTGGAGAGAAGCCCTACAGAGGCAGTGTTGAGGAGGTGTTGTTTGTGAAGAGGTGTAAGTTCCATGTGTCAGGGGAGTCATCTGTCTTCAGtcagagtgggaaggactttttGCTCAGGTCAGGATTACTCCAGCAAGAGGCCACTGACACTGGGAAATCAAACAGCAAAACTGAGTGTGTGTCTCTGTTTCATGGGGGAAAAACCCATTACAGCTGTGGAGGATGCATGAAACATTTTAGCACCAAACATATACTCAGTCAACATCAGAGACTGCTCCCTAGAGAAGAACGTAATGTGTGGTGTGAATATGGGAAATCCTTTAGCAAATATGATAGCTTCAGTAATCATCAAGGAGTTCACACTAGAGAAAAACCTTATACATGTGGGATATGTGGGAAATTATTTAACAGTAAGTCCCACCTCCTTGTACaccagagaattcacactggagagaagccatATGAGTGTGAGGTTTGTCAGAAATTTTTTAGGCACAAGTACCACCTCGTTGCACACCAGagagttcacactggagaaaggccATATAAATGCAGTGATTGTGGGAAGTCATTTACCCACAGCTCTACATTCCGTGTTCATAAGAGAGTTCACACTGGTCAGAAGCCTTATCagtgcagtgaatgtgggaaatcTTTCGCTGAAAGCTCCAGTCTCACTAAACACAGGagagttcacactggagaaaagccTTATGGGTGCagtgaatgtgaaaaaaaatttaggcaAATCTCTTCATTTCATCATCATCAGAGAGTTCACAAAAGAAAGGCCTTATGA
- the ZNF552 gene encoding zinc finger protein 552 isoform X1 has protein sequence MAAAALRFPVQGTVTFEDVAVNFTREEWNLLSEAQRCLYRDVTLENLALISSLGCWCGVEDEAAPSKRSIYIQRETQVRTPMAGVSPKKAPHCEICGPILGDILHVADHQGTHHKQKLHRCESWGNKLYDSGNFHQPQDKYIGEKPYRGSVEEVLFVKRCKFHVSGESSVFSQSGKDFLLRSGLLQQEATDTGKSNSKTECVSLFHGGKTHYSCGGCMKHFSTKHILSQHQRLLPREERNVWCEYGKSFSKYDSFSNHQGVHTREKPYTCGICGKLFNSKSHLLVHQRIHTGEKPYECEVCQKFFRHKYHLVAHQRVHTGERPYKCSDCGKSFTHSSTFRVHKRVHTGQKPYQCSECGKSFAESSSLTKHRRVHTGEKPYGCSECEKKFRQISSFHHHQRVHKRKAL, from the exons GGCACAGTGACTTTTGAAGACGTGGCTGTGAACTTTACCCGGGAGGAATGGAATCTCCTtagtgaggctcagagatgccTGTACCGTGATGTGACGCTGGAGAACCTGGCACTTATATCCTCCCTGG GTTGTTGGTGTGGAGTGGAAGATGAGGCGGCACCTTCTAAGCGGAGTATTTATATACAAAGAGAGACTCAGGTCAGGACTCCTATGGCAGGTGTGTCTCCCAAGAAGGCCCCCCACTGTGAGATATGTGGCCCCATCTTGGGAGACATTTTGCATGTGGCAGATCATCAGGGAACACATCACAAGCAGAAACTGCACAGGTGTGAGTCCTGGGGGAATAAATTGTATGACAGTGGAAACTTTCATCAGCCCCAGGATAAGTACATTGGAGAGAAGCCCTACAGAGGCAGTGTTGAGGAGGTGTTGTTTGTGAAGAGGTGTAAGTTCCATGTGTCAGGGGAGTCATCTGTCTTCAGtcagagtgggaaggactttttGCTCAGGTCAGGATTACTCCAGCAAGAGGCCACTGACACTGGGAAATCAAACAGCAAAACTGAGTGTGTGTCTCTGTTTCATGGGGGAAAAACCCATTACAGCTGTGGAGGATGCATGAAACATTTTAGCACCAAACATATACTCAGTCAACATCAGAGACTGCTCCCTAGAGAAGAACGTAATGTGTGGTGTGAATATGGGAAATCCTTTAGCAAATATGATAGCTTCAGTAATCATCAAGGAGTTCACACTAGAGAAAAACCTTATACATGTGGGATATGTGGGAAATTATTTAACAGTAAGTCCCACCTCCTTGTACaccagagaattcacactggagagaagccatATGAGTGTGAGGTTTGTCAGAAATTTTTTAGGCACAAGTACCACCTCGTTGCACACCAGagagttcacactggagaaaggccATATAAATGCAGTGATTGTGGGAAGTCATTTACCCACAGCTCTACATTCCGTGTTCATAAGAGAGTTCACACTGGTCAGAAGCCTTATCagtgcagtgaatgtgggaaatcTTTCGCTGAAAGCTCCAGTCTCACTAAACACAGGagagttcacactggagaaaagccTTATGGGTGCagtgaatgtgaaaaaaaatttaggcaAATCTCTTCATTTCATCATCATCAGAGAGTTCACAAAAGAAAGGCCTTATGA